From a region of the Anoplopoma fimbria isolate UVic2021 breed Golden Eagle Sablefish chromosome 16, Afim_UVic_2022, whole genome shotgun sequence genome:
- the LOC129104813 gene encoding dehydrogenase/reductase SDR family member on chromosome X-like isoform X1 yields MLSAIRSCLLPVFKLYLLGFKVLLVQMFSKPFRLPVMPRQDGKVAIVTGGGRGIGFETARHMAKLGAHVIIGGRDEQEGLVAVRRICEEYKEAKVEFTKLDLASLQSVRQFVQSFKERDIPLHILVNNAGVMLVPEGRTEDGFEQHFGVNYLGHFLLTWLLLDTLKDSGKCSSFSRVVNISSSAHSVGKIHLNDLNSCQCYSAHAAYCQSKLAQLLFSSHLHQELQHGGFPLSSCAVDPGMVDTALYRHLWTPLCLVQSIIARLLFRTPAEGAATVLFAALSPTLEGECGGGYWAKGRREMTTPPTFDPQLQLSLWETSVQLLGLQ; encoded by the exons atgTTATCCGCAATCCGGTCTTGTCTTCTACCAGTTTTCAAACTGTATCTGCTTGGATTCAAGGTGCTGTTGGTCCAGATGTTCAGCAAACCCTTCAGGTTGCCAG TGATGCCCAGACAAGATGGCAAGGTTGCCATAGTGACAGGAGGAGGCAGGGGAATCGGCTTTGAAACAGCCCGCCACATGGCCAAGCTGGGGGCGCATGTTATCATAG GTGGGAGGGATGAGCAGGAGGGTCTGGTTGCCGTCAGAAGGATCTGTGAAGAGTATAAAGAAGCCAAAG TGGAGTTCACCAAACTGGACCTCGCCTCTTTGCAGTCCGTCCGTCAATTTGTCCAGAGCTTCAAGGAGCGGGACATACCACTACACATTCTAGTCAACAATG cgGGTGTCATGCTGGTTCCTGAGGGCCGTACTGAAGATGGATTTGAGCAGCACTTTGGCGTGAACTACCTTGGCCACTTCCTGTTGACCTGGCTGCTCCTGGACACACTGAaggattctgggaaatgtagttccTTCTCGCGTGTTGTCAACATCTCCTCCTCAGCCCACAGCGTTGGCAAGATCCACCTAAATGATTTAAATAGCTG ccAGTGTTATTCAGCCCATGCTGCTTACTGTCAAAGTAAGCTGGCCCAGCTGTTATTCAGCTCCCACCTCCACCAGGAGCTGCAGCATGGAGGTTTCCCACTGAGTTCATGTGCTGTGGATCCCGGCATGGTGGATACTGCTCTCTATCGCCATCTCTGGACGCCCCTCTGCCTGGTGCAGAGCATCATCGCTCGCCTGCTTTTCAGG ACTCCTGCAGAGGGCGCTGCCACGGTGTTGTTTGCTGCTCTGTCACCGACCCTGGAGGGGGAGTGTGGGGGGGGCTACTGGGCCAAGGGGCGAAGGGAGATGACAACACCgccgacctttgacccccagCTGCAGCTAAGCCTATGGGAAACCAGTGTCCAGTTGCTGGGCCTGCAGTAG
- the LOC129104813 gene encoding dehydrogenase/reductase SDR family member on chromosome X-like isoform X2 — MLSAIRSCLLPVFKLYLLGFKVLLVQMFSKPFRLPGGRDEQEGLVAVRRICEEYKEAKVEFTKLDLASLQSVRQFVQSFKERDIPLHILVNNAGVMLVPEGRTEDGFEQHFGVNYLGHFLLTWLLLDTLKDSGKCSSFSRVVNISSSAHSVGKIHLNDLNSCQCYSAHAAYCQSKLAQLLFSSHLHQELQHGGFPLSSCAVDPGMVDTALYRHLWTPLCLVQSIIARLLFRTPAEGAATVLFAALSPTLEGECGGGYWAKGRREMTTPPTFDPQLQLSLWETSVQLLGLQ; from the exons atgTTATCCGCAATCCGGTCTTGTCTTCTACCAGTTTTCAAACTGTATCTGCTTGGATTCAAGGTGCTGTTGGTCCAGATGTTCAGCAAACCCTTCAGGTTGCCAG GTGGGAGGGATGAGCAGGAGGGTCTGGTTGCCGTCAGAAGGATCTGTGAAGAGTATAAAGAAGCCAAAG TGGAGTTCACCAAACTGGACCTCGCCTCTTTGCAGTCCGTCCGTCAATTTGTCCAGAGCTTCAAGGAGCGGGACATACCACTACACATTCTAGTCAACAATG cgGGTGTCATGCTGGTTCCTGAGGGCCGTACTGAAGATGGATTTGAGCAGCACTTTGGCGTGAACTACCTTGGCCACTTCCTGTTGACCTGGCTGCTCCTGGACACACTGAaggattctgggaaatgtagttccTTCTCGCGTGTTGTCAACATCTCCTCCTCAGCCCACAGCGTTGGCAAGATCCACCTAAATGATTTAAATAGCTG ccAGTGTTATTCAGCCCATGCTGCTTACTGTCAAAGTAAGCTGGCCCAGCTGTTATTCAGCTCCCACCTCCACCAGGAGCTGCAGCATGGAGGTTTCCCACTGAGTTCATGTGCTGTGGATCCCGGCATGGTGGATACTGCTCTCTATCGCCATCTCTGGACGCCCCTCTGCCTGGTGCAGAGCATCATCGCTCGCCTGCTTTTCAGG ACTCCTGCAGAGGGCGCTGCCACGGTGTTGTTTGCTGCTCTGTCACCGACCCTGGAGGGGGAGTGTGGGGGGGGCTACTGGGCCAAGGGGCGAAGGGAGATGACAACACCgccgacctttgacccccagCTGCAGCTAAGCCTATGGGAAACCAGTGTCCAGTTGCTGGGCCTGCAGTAG